One window of Quercus robur chromosome 5, dhQueRobu3.1, whole genome shotgun sequence genomic DNA carries:
- the LOC126726776 gene encoding uncharacterized protein LOC126726776 isoform X2 — translation MDSARSWFKKFQPRVKTEPSKKETESVNDANKSVNDEVPSDAAQQRAAAAKQYIENHYKSQMKCLQDRKERRWIVERKLADAEVSKEEQMDILKYLEQQETEYMRLQRHKMGVDDFELLTIIGRGAFGEVRLCREKATRHVYAMKKLKKSEMLRRGQVEHVKAERNLLAEVDSTYIVKLYCSFQDDDFLYLIMEYLPGGDMMTLLMRKDTLSEDEARFYVGETVLAIESIHKHNYIHRDIKPDNLLLDRNGHIKLSDFGLCKPLDCSSFPNLSENDHGVGRNFKSSLESSSHSNLHSAPRRTQQEQLLHWQKNRRMLAYSTVGTPDYIAPEVLLKKGYGMECDWWSLGAIMYEMLVGFPPFYSEEPMSTCRKIVNWRTHLKFPEEAKLSTEAKDLICKLLCNVERRLGTKGAFEIKAHTWFKGLQWDRLYEMEAAFIPEVNDELDTQNFEKFEESAAMEQSSSMEQSSSKSGPWRKMLPSKDANFVGYTYKNFEIVSEDHIPGIAALTMVVKIAI, via the exons ATGGATTCTGCAAGGAGTTGGTTTAAGAAATTCCAACCTAGAGTGAAAACTGAACCCTCCAAGAAGGAAACGGAAAGTGTGAATGATGCAAATAAGTCTGTGAATGATGAAGTACCTTCAGATGCAGCACAACAGAGGGCAGCAGCAGCCAAGCAGTATATTGAGAACCATTACAAGTCCCAAATGAAGTGTTTGCAAGATAGGAAGGAGAG GCGCTGGATAGTGGAGAGAAAGCTTGCTGATGCTGAAGTTTCGAAGGAAGAGCAAATGGATATTCTGAAATATTTAGAGCAACAGGAGACAGAATATATGCGCCTTCAAAGACATAAGATGGGTGTTGATGATTTTGAACTTTTGACCATTATAGGAAGGGGTGCATTTGGGGAG GTGAGACTTTGCAGAGAGAAAGCTACTAGGCATGTTTATGCAATGAAGAAGCTGAAGAAATCTGAGATGCTCCGCAGAGGCCAG gtGGAACACGTTAAAGCTGAAAGAAATCTTCTTGCGGAAGTTGATAGTACTTACATTGTCAAGCTCTACTGCTCCTTTCAAGATGATGATTTTTTGTATCTTATAATGGAATATCTTCCTGGTGGTGACATGATGACGTTACTAATGCGCAAAGATACCTTGAGTGAGGATGAGGCCAGGTTTTATGTTGGGGAGACGGTCCTTGCCATCGAGTCTATTCACAAGCACAACTACATCCACAG GGATATCAAGCCTGATAATTTGCTGCTTGACCGTAATGGCCATATTAAGCTTTCGGATTTTGGGTTGTGTAAGCCCTTGGACTGTAGTAGTTTTCCGAATCTTAGTGAGAATGACCATGGAGTGGGAAGGAATTTCAAATCTTCATTGGAGAGTAGCAGCCATTCTAATTTGCATTCTGCACCAAGGCGGACCCAACAGGAACAGTTATTGCATTGGCAAAAAAACAGGCGAATGTTG GCTTATTCAACAGTGGGAACACCAGACTACATTGCCCCAGAAGTACTACTGAAGAAAGGATATGGAATGGAGTGTGACTG GTGGTCTCTTGGAGCAATCATGTATGAGATGCTTGTGGGTTTTCCACCATTCTATTCTGAAGAACCAATGTCAACATGCAGAAAG ATCGTAAACTGGAGAACTCATTTGAAATTTCCTGAAGAAGCTAAGCTGTCTACTGAGGCCAAAGATCTTATTTGCAAGCTTCTCTGCAATGTTGAGCGAAGGCTTGGGACAAAAGGAGCTTttgaaataaaa GCACACACATGGTTTAAAGGATTACAGTGGGATAGATTATATGAGATGGAAGCTGCTTTCATTCCAGAGGTTAACGATGAGTTAGATACTCAGAACTTTGAGAAGTTTGAAGAG TCAGCGGCCATGGAACAATCTTCATCAATGGAACAATCTTCATCAAAATCGGGTCCATGGAGAAAG
- the LOC126726776 gene encoding uncharacterized protein LOC126726776 isoform X3 — MDSARSWFKKFQPRVKTEPSKKETESVNDANKSVNDEVPSDAAQQRAAAAKQYIENHYKSQMKCLQDRKERRWIVERKLADAEVSKEEQMDILKYLEQQETEYMRLQRHKMGVDDFELLTIIGRGAFGEVRLCREKATRHVYAMKKLKKSEMLRRGQVEHVKAERNLLAEVDSTYIVKLYCSFQDDDFLYLIMEYLPGGDMMTLLMRKDTLSEDEARFYVGETVLAIESIHKHNYIHRDIKPDNLLLDRNGHIKLSDFGLCKPLDCSSFPNLSENDHGVGRNFKSSLESSSHSNLHSAPRRTQQEQLLHWQKNRRMLAYSTVGTPDYIAPEVLLKKGYGMECDWWSLGAIMYEMLVGFPPFYSEEPMSTCRKIVNWRTHLKFPEEAKLSTEAKDLICKLLCNVERRLGTKGAFEIKAHTWFKGLQWDRLYEMEAAFIPEVNDELDTQNFEKFEESAAMEQSSSMEQSSSKSGPWRKMLPSKDANFVGYTYKNFEIVSEDHIPGIALTMVVKIAI; from the exons ATGGATTCTGCAAGGAGTTGGTTTAAGAAATTCCAACCTAGAGTGAAAACTGAACCCTCCAAGAAGGAAACGGAAAGTGTGAATGATGCAAATAAGTCTGTGAATGATGAAGTACCTTCAGATGCAGCACAACAGAGGGCAGCAGCAGCCAAGCAGTATATTGAGAACCATTACAAGTCCCAAATGAAGTGTTTGCAAGATAGGAAGGAGAG GCGCTGGATAGTGGAGAGAAAGCTTGCTGATGCTGAAGTTTCGAAGGAAGAGCAAATGGATATTCTGAAATATTTAGAGCAACAGGAGACAGAATATATGCGCCTTCAAAGACATAAGATGGGTGTTGATGATTTTGAACTTTTGACCATTATAGGAAGGGGTGCATTTGGGGAG GTGAGACTTTGCAGAGAGAAAGCTACTAGGCATGTTTATGCAATGAAGAAGCTGAAGAAATCTGAGATGCTCCGCAGAGGCCAG gtGGAACACGTTAAAGCTGAAAGAAATCTTCTTGCGGAAGTTGATAGTACTTACATTGTCAAGCTCTACTGCTCCTTTCAAGATGATGATTTTTTGTATCTTATAATGGAATATCTTCCTGGTGGTGACATGATGACGTTACTAATGCGCAAAGATACCTTGAGTGAGGATGAGGCCAGGTTTTATGTTGGGGAGACGGTCCTTGCCATCGAGTCTATTCACAAGCACAACTACATCCACAG GGATATCAAGCCTGATAATTTGCTGCTTGACCGTAATGGCCATATTAAGCTTTCGGATTTTGGGTTGTGTAAGCCCTTGGACTGTAGTAGTTTTCCGAATCTTAGTGAGAATGACCATGGAGTGGGAAGGAATTTCAAATCTTCATTGGAGAGTAGCAGCCATTCTAATTTGCATTCTGCACCAAGGCGGACCCAACAGGAACAGTTATTGCATTGGCAAAAAAACAGGCGAATGTTG GCTTATTCAACAGTGGGAACACCAGACTACATTGCCCCAGAAGTACTACTGAAGAAAGGATATGGAATGGAGTGTGACTG GTGGTCTCTTGGAGCAATCATGTATGAGATGCTTGTGGGTTTTCCACCATTCTATTCTGAAGAACCAATGTCAACATGCAGAAAG ATCGTAAACTGGAGAACTCATTTGAAATTTCCTGAAGAAGCTAAGCTGTCTACTGAGGCCAAAGATCTTATTTGCAAGCTTCTCTGCAATGTTGAGCGAAGGCTTGGGACAAAAGGAGCTTttgaaataaaa GCACACACATGGTTTAAAGGATTACAGTGGGATAGATTATATGAGATGGAAGCTGCTTTCATTCCAGAGGTTAACGATGAGTTAGATACTCAGAACTTTGAGAAGTTTGAAGAG TCAGCGGCCATGGAACAATCTTCATCAATGGAACAATCTTCATCAAAATCGGGTCCATGGAGAAAG